One Lepeophtheirus salmonis chromosome W, UVic_Lsal_1.4, whole genome shotgun sequence genomic window carries:
- the LOC121130984 gene encoding troponin I, producing the protein MGIPADILARLGEPKSLEGLSTDDLKAIVKEYYERWVETESTKYDIEHDVKVRDMQIHELEMEVSDMRGKFIVPKLKKVHNFKLMGGDD; encoded by the exons ATGGGAATACCAGCTGATATTCTTGCCCGATTGGGAGAGCCAAAGAGTCTTGAAGGCTTAAGCACTGATGATCTCAAAGCAATTGTCAAGGAATACTACGAGAG GTGGGTAGAGACAGAAAGCACAAAGTATGACATTGAGCATGATGTCAAGGTACGTGATATGCAAATCCATGAATTGGAAATGGAAGTCTCTGACATGAGAGGGAAATTCATTGTTCCTAAGCTCAAAAAGGTTCACAACTTCAAACTCATGGGAGGTGATGATTAA